A genomic segment from Nocardia cyriacigeorgica GUH-2 encodes:
- a CDS encoding LapA family protein, which translates to MSTHAADQVPEPDPIPQTEPVVKPRARRSLEKSKAGYTWVGLVVAALLGIVLMIFILQNLERVEVDLLFWTFGLPLGVSVLLSVIAGALVMALVGGVRIMQLRRAAKRP; encoded by the coding sequence ATGTCCACCCATGCCGCTGATCAGGTGCCCGAGCCGGACCCGATCCCGCAGACCGAACCGGTCGTCAAGCCCCGCGCCCGCCGCTCGCTGGAGAAGTCGAAGGCCGGCTACACCTGGGTCGGCCTCGTCGTGGCCGCGCTGCTGGGGATCGTGCTGATGATCTTCATCCTGCAGAACCTGGAGCGAGTCGAGGTCGACCTGCTGTTCTGGACCTTCGGGCTGCCGCTCGGGGTGTCGGTGCTGCTGTCGGTGATCGCCGGTGCCCTGGTGATGGCGCTGGTCGGCGGCGTGCGGATCATGCAGTTGCGCCGCGCCGCCAAACGGCCCTGA
- a CDS encoding phosphatidate cytidylyltransferase, with product MRESAAPQPAAPKSRAGRNLPAALIVGFGLGLSLIAILLFVPKVFIGVAGAAIAVATWEVAKRLREADVLVPRIPLIVGGQAVFWLGWPFGPEGVAGAFAATALVCMVWRLFDHGLQTAPRNFLRDTSIAIFTLAWIPLLAAFAVLLLLEPDGNLRVLTFMILVVCSDVGGYVAGVLFGRHPMVPSISPKKSWEGFCGSLVFSVIGGLLTVTLLLDANSMIGVVLGVGLVLVATIGDLIESQIKRELGIKDMGTLLPGHGGIMDRLDSMLPSAFVSWLVLSTLL from the coding sequence GTGCGCGAATCGGCCGCGCCGCAGCCCGCCGCACCCAAGTCGCGGGCCGGTCGCAACCTACCCGCGGCGCTGATCGTCGGGTTCGGTCTCGGGCTCTCGCTCATCGCGATCCTGCTGTTCGTGCCGAAGGTGTTCATCGGGGTGGCCGGCGCCGCGATCGCGGTGGCCACCTGGGAGGTCGCCAAGCGGCTGCGGGAAGCCGATGTGCTGGTGCCGCGGATCCCGTTGATCGTCGGTGGTCAGGCGGTGTTCTGGCTGGGCTGGCCGTTCGGTCCCGAAGGGGTGGCGGGCGCGTTCGCCGCCACGGCGCTGGTCTGCATGGTGTGGCGATTGTTCGATCACGGCCTGCAGACCGCGCCGCGTAACTTCCTGCGCGACACCTCGATCGCGATCTTCACCCTCGCCTGGATTCCGCTGCTCGCCGCGTTCGCGGTGCTGCTGTTGCTGGAGCCGGACGGCAACCTGCGGGTGCTGACGTTCATGATCCTGGTGGTCTGCTCCGACGTCGGCGGTTACGTCGCGGGTGTGCTGTTCGGCAGACATCCGATGGTGCCCTCGATCAGCCCGAAGAAATCGTGGGAGGGGTTCTGCGGTTCGCTGGTGTTCAGCGTCATCGGTGGCCTGCTCACCGTGACATTGCTGCTGGATGCCAACTCGATGATCGGTGTGGTGCTCGGCGTGGGCCTGGTGCTGGTGGCGACCATCGGCGATCTGATCGAATCGCAGATCAAGCGCGAACTCGGCATCAAGGACATGGGCACCCTGCTGCCGGGCCACGGCGGCATCATGGACCGGCTCGATTCGATGCTGCCCTCGGCGTTCGTCTCCTGGCTGGTGCTCAGCACCCTGCTCTGA
- the frr gene encoding ribosome recycling factor → MIEEALFDAEEKMEKAVSVAKDDLGTIRTGRANPGMFSRVLVDYYGSPTPITQMSSITVPEPRMVVIKPYEQAQLGAIETAIRNSDLGVNPTNNGDILRISVPQLTEERRREMVKQAKSKGEDAKVAIRNVRRKAMEELGRIQKDGEAGEDEVGRAEKELDKTTAKYVGQVDELVKHKEAELLEV, encoded by the coding sequence GTGATTGAAGAAGCGCTCTTCGACGCCGAGGAGAAGATGGAGAAGGCCGTCTCGGTGGCGAAGGACGATCTCGGCACCATCCGCACCGGTCGGGCGAACCCGGGCATGTTCTCCCGGGTCTTGGTCGACTACTACGGATCGCCTACCCCGATCACCCAGATGTCGAGTATCACCGTGCCGGAGCCCCGGATGGTGGTGATCAAGCCCTACGAGCAGGCGCAGCTGGGTGCGATCGAAACCGCGATCCGCAACTCCGATCTCGGCGTGAACCCGACCAACAACGGTGACATCCTGCGTATCTCGGTTCCGCAGCTCACCGAGGAGCGCCGTCGCGAGATGGTCAAGCAGGCCAAGTCCAAGGGTGAGGACGCCAAGGTCGCGATTCGCAATGTGCGGCGCAAGGCGATGGAGGAACTCGGTCGCATCCAGAAGGATGGCGAGGCGGGCGAGGACGAGGTCGGCCGGGCCGAGAAGGAACTCGACAAGACCACCGCCAAGTATGTCGGCCAGGTCGACGAGCTGGTCAAGCACAAGGAAGCCGAACTGCTCGAGGTCTGA
- the pyrH gene encoding UMP kinase, protein MTDPGTDRPGYRRVLLKLGGEMFGGGKVGLDPDVVQTVAEQIAEIVETGVQVAVVIGGGNFFRGAELEERGMERARSDYMGMLGTVMNSLALQDFLQKQGIDTRVQTAITMGQVAEPYLPLRAKRHLEKGRVVIFGAGMGMPYFSTDTTAAQRALEIGADVVLMAKAVDGVFTADPRVDPAATMYTEITHKEAIERDLKVADATAFSLCMDNQMPILVFNLLTKGNIARAVAGEKIGTLVRS, encoded by the coding sequence ATGACCGACCCGGGGACCGACCGCCCAGGATATCGCCGGGTACTGCTGAAACTCGGCGGTGAGATGTTCGGCGGCGGCAAGGTGGGACTCGATCCGGACGTGGTCCAGACGGTGGCCGAGCAGATCGCCGAAATCGTCGAGACCGGCGTGCAGGTGGCCGTGGTGATCGGCGGCGGCAATTTCTTCCGCGGCGCCGAACTCGAAGAACGTGGCATGGAGCGGGCCCGCTCCGATTACATGGGCATGCTCGGCACCGTGATGAACAGCCTTGCGCTGCAGGACTTCTTGCAGAAGCAGGGTATCGACACCCGGGTGCAGACCGCGATCACCATGGGTCAGGTCGCCGAACCGTATCTGCCGTTGCGGGCCAAGCGGCATCTGGAGAAGGGCCGCGTGGTGATCTTCGGCGCCGGTATGGGTATGCCGTACTTCTCCACCGACACCACCGCGGCCCAGCGCGCGCTGGAGATCGGCGCCGACGTGGTGCTGATGGCCAAGGCCGTCGATGGCGTGTTCACCGCTGACCCACGGGTCGATCCGGCGGCGACGATGTACACCGAGATCACCCATAAAGAGGCGATCGAACGTGACCTGAAGGTCGCCGACGCCACGGCTTTCAGTCTGTGCATGGACAACCAGATGCCGATCCTGGTGTTCAATTTGTTGACCAAGGGCAATATCGCCCGGGCTGTGGCCGGTGAGAAGATCGGCACATTGGTTCGTTCCTGA
- the tsf gene encoding translation elongation factor Ts has protein sequence MANYTAADVKRLRELTGSGMMDCKNALAETDGDFDKAVELLRIKGAKDVGKRAERTTAEGLVVAKDGVMVEINSETDFVAKNAEFQALADQIVTAAAAAKPADLEALKALDLGGKTVDAAVQELAAKIGEKLELRRVVAFDGTVATYLHKRASDLPPAVGVLVEYTGSGDAAAEAARAAAMQVAALKAKYVTRDEVPADIVENERRIAEQTAREEGKPEAALPKITEGRVNGFFKDVVLLEQASVTDSKKTVKALLDEAGVTVTRFARFEVGAS, from the coding sequence ATGGCGAACTACACCGCCGCTGACGTGAAGCGGCTCCGGGAGCTGACCGGCTCCGGGATGATGGACTGCAAGAACGCGCTGGCCGAGACCGACGGTGATTTCGACAAGGCCGTCGAGCTGCTGCGCATCAAGGGCGCCAAGGACGTCGGCAAGCGTGCCGAGCGCACCACCGCCGAGGGCCTGGTCGTCGCCAAGGACGGCGTGATGGTCGAGATCAACTCCGAGACCGACTTCGTCGCCAAGAACGCCGAGTTCCAGGCGCTGGCCGACCAGATCGTCACCGCCGCCGCGGCCGCCAAGCCGGCCGACCTGGAGGCGCTGAAGGCGCTGGACCTGGGCGGCAAGACCGTCGACGCCGCGGTGCAGGAACTGGCCGCCAAGATCGGCGAGAAGCTGGAGCTGCGCCGGGTCGTCGCCTTCGACGGCACCGTCGCCACCTACCTGCACAAGCGGGCCTCGGACCTGCCGCCGGCCGTCGGCGTGCTGGTCGAGTACACCGGCTCCGGTGACGCCGCCGCCGAGGCCGCGCGCGCCGCCGCCATGCAGGTCGCCGCCCTCAAGGCCAAGTACGTGACCCGCGACGAGGTTCCGGCCGACATCGTGGAGAACGAGCGCCGCATCGCCGAGCAGACCGCTCGGGAGGAAGGCAAGCCCGAGGCCGCGCTGCCGAAGATCACCGAGGGCCGCGTCAACGGCTTCTTCAAGGACGTCGTCCTGCTCGAGCAGGCGTCGGTCACCGATTCGAAGAAGACCGTCAAGGCCCTGCTGGACGAGGCCGGTGTCACCGTGACCCGCTTCGCCCGGTTCGAGGTCGGCGCGAGCTAG
- the rpsB gene encoding 30S ribosomal protein S2, whose product MAVVTMKQLLDSGAHFGHQTRRWNPKMKRFIFTDRNGIYIIDLQQTLTYIDKAYEFVKETVAHGGTVLFVGTKKQAQESIAAEATRVGMPYVNQRWLGGMLTNFSTVHKRLQRLKELEAMEQTGGFEGRTKKEILMLTREMNKLDRTLGGIRDMQKVPSAIWVVDTNKEHIAVGEARKLNIPVIAILDTNCDPDLVDYPIPGNDDAIRSAALLTKVVASAVAEGVQARAGRATGDDKPEAGAGEPLAEWEQELLAQAAPAAEAPAAEAAQTETPAEA is encoded by the coding sequence ATGGCTGTCGTAACCATGAAGCAGCTGCTCGACAGCGGCGCACACTTCGGGCACCAGACCCGCCGCTGGAACCCGAAGATGAAGCGGTTCATCTTCACCGACCGCAACGGCATCTACATCATCGACCTGCAGCAGACGCTGACCTACATCGACAAGGCCTACGAGTTCGTCAAGGAGACTGTTGCCCACGGCGGCACCGTGCTCTTCGTCGGCACCAAGAAGCAGGCCCAGGAGTCGATCGCGGCCGAGGCCACCCGCGTCGGGATGCCGTATGTCAACCAGCGCTGGCTGGGCGGCATGCTGACCAACTTCTCCACCGTGCACAAGCGCCTGCAGCGCCTCAAGGAGCTCGAGGCCATGGAGCAGACCGGTGGCTTCGAGGGTCGCACCAAGAAGGAAATCCTCATGCTCACGCGTGAGATGAACAAGCTCGACCGCACCCTCGGCGGTATCCGCGACATGCAGAAGGTGCCTTCGGCCATCTGGGTCGTCGACACCAACAAGGAGCACATCGCCGTCGGCGAGGCCCGCAAGCTGAACATCCCGGTCATCGCGATCCTGGACACCAACTGCGATCCCGACCTGGTCGACTACCCGATCCCGGGCAACGACGACGCGATCCGTTCGGCCGCGCTGCTGACCAAGGTCGTCGCCTCCGCCGTCGCCGAAGGTGTGCAGGCCCGCGCCGGCCGCGCCACCGGTGACGACAAGCCCGAGGCGGGCGCAGGCGAGCCGCTGGCCGAGTGGGAGCAGGAGCTGCTGGCGCAGGCCGCCCCCGCCGCCGAGGCCCCCGCTGCCGAGGCCGCCCAGACCGAGACCCCGGCCGAGGCCTGA
- a CDS encoding M23 family metallopeptidase — translation MERVAGRLGSLLLTGFLLAAGGAAAEAAPSARFDWPLRPRPAVERRFEKPPQNWLPGHRGVDLAGSPGQPVLSAGDGIVVFAGSVAGKPVVSVDHAGGLRTTYEPVTAEVPVGRRVSRGSRIGVLEAGHEGCAAAACLHWGLRRESNGRGGREYLDPLGLLQLGPLRLKPSGAASPKQAHRR, via the coding sequence ATGGAACGTGTAGCCGGGCGACTCGGTTCATTGCTGCTGACCGGGTTTCTGCTCGCGGCGGGTGGGGCGGCGGCCGAGGCGGCGCCATCCGCGCGATTCGATTGGCCGTTGCGGCCGCGGCCCGCGGTGGAGCGGCGGTTCGAGAAGCCGCCGCAGAACTGGCTGCCCGGGCATCGCGGGGTGGATCTCGCGGGTTCGCCCGGGCAGCCCGTGCTCTCGGCGGGCGACGGGATCGTGGTCTTCGCGGGCTCGGTCGCCGGCAAACCAGTGGTCTCGGTCGACCACGCGGGCGGGCTGCGCACCACCTACGAGCCGGTGACGGCGGAAGTCCCGGTCGGTCGCCGGGTCTCGCGGGGCAGTCGGATCGGGGTGCTGGAGGCCGGGCACGAAGGCTGCGCGGCCGCGGCCTGTCTGCATTGGGGTCTGCGTCGCGAGTCGAACGGCCGCGGTGGACGCGAATACCTGGATCCGCTGGGGCTGTTGCAACTGGGGCCGCTGCGGTTGAAGCCGTCGGGTGCTGCTTCCCCGAAGCAGGCCCACCGGCGATGA
- a CDS encoding DUF1990 family protein, with product MQNPEDPPFTYAEVGATKGPLPDGYHQFTVRRHIGHGRALFDVAADAVNAYRMQRGTGIFHSASTPTAEPGTLLTVRLGLGTLAITAPCRVVYVLDEPNRRGFAYGTLPGHPESGEELFAVEYDPSDDSVHGLVTAFSRGATWYTRLGGPATRLIQRIVAGRYIAALPHSG from the coding sequence ATGCAGAACCCGGAGGATCCGCCGTTCACCTACGCCGAGGTCGGCGCCACGAAAGGCCCGCTCCCCGACGGCTATCACCAGTTCACGGTGCGCCGCCACATCGGCCACGGCCGAGCGCTGTTCGATGTGGCCGCCGACGCCGTCAACGCCTACCGCATGCAGCGCGGCACCGGCATCTTCCACTCCGCGAGCACACCGACCGCCGAACCGGGCACCCTGCTCACGGTGCGCCTCGGCCTCGGCACGCTGGCGATCACCGCCCCATGCCGAGTGGTGTACGTCCTCGACGAGCCGAACCGCCGCGGCTTCGCCTACGGCACCCTTCCCGGCCATCCCGAGTCCGGAGAGGAACTGTTCGCGGTCGAATACGACCCCTCCGACGACAGCGTCCACGGCCTCGTCACCGCCTTCTCCCGCGGCGCCACCTGGTACACCCGCCTCGGCGGCCCGGCGACCCGGCTCATCCAGCGCATCGTCGCAGGTAGATACATCGCTGCCCTGCCGCATTCGGGGTGA
- a CDS encoding DUF202 domain-containing protein, translating into MTPPALAAERTALAWRRSALGATAVSMLLLNTAVADGWRPTSIAPLAAALTMAVLAVVGTLRSHDLRHGRNRHATLAIRLTMASTALTALVAVIIAATHPLR; encoded by the coding sequence ATGACGCCTCCCGCCCTGGCCGCCGAGCGCACCGCATTGGCCTGGCGCCGCAGTGCGCTGGGCGCCACCGCGGTGTCCATGCTGCTGCTCAACACCGCCGTCGCCGACGGCTGGCGCCCCACCTCGATCGCACCCCTAGCCGCCGCCCTCACCATGGCCGTGCTCGCCGTCGTCGGCACCTTGCGCAGCCACGACCTGCGCCACGGCCGAAACCGCCACGCCACCCTCGCCATCCGCCTGACCATGGCCTCGACAGCCCTCACCGCCCTGGTCGCGGTAATCATCGCGGCAACACACCCGCTTCGCTGA
- a CDS encoding YidH family protein, which yields MTLPTPDAESDDGEDEIDYRFTLANERTFLAWMRTSLGLLAGGVAVHTLVQPFHLAGFRRAIVLSCLALALVLAVGAYGHWRRVGDAMRKGRPLPGTVLVPILSAGITVVAILAAVAVILR from the coding sequence ATGACCCTGCCCACTCCCGATGCCGAATCCGACGATGGCGAGGACGAGATCGACTACCGCTTCACCCTCGCCAACGAACGCACCTTTCTGGCCTGGATGCGAACCTCGCTCGGATTGCTCGCGGGCGGTGTCGCCGTGCACACCCTGGTGCAACCGTTCCATCTGGCCGGGTTCCGGCGCGCGATCGTGCTGAGCTGCCTGGCTCTGGCGCTCGTGCTCGCCGTCGGTGCCTACGGCCATTGGCGCCGCGTCGGTGACGCGATGCGCAAGGGGCGCCCACTGCCCGGCACCGTGCTGGTCCCGATCCTCTCGGCCGGGATCACAGTCGTCGCGATCCTCGCAGCCGTCGCGGTGATCCTGCGATGA
- a CDS encoding tyrosine recombinase XerC has protein sequence MDVLPEDLEALLAEYGRTLRLGSNRSPHTVRAYVADARSLLSHLVQRSADSSVREMDLALLRSWLAAQSAAGAARTTMARRSSSARTFTAWLTRTGRLSVDPGLRLGSPKAHRVLPAVLGKQQAAAVMDAAESGAVQRDPIALRDRLIVELLYSTGIRVSELCGLDIDDVDRERRLVRVLGKGNKERSAPFGTPADEAIGNWLRFGRPDFATAESGRALLLGRRGRRLDPRQARTAVHEVISAIPGAPDVGPHGLRHTAATHLLEGGADLRVVQELLGHASMATTQLYTHVSVERLKKVHDQAHPRA, from the coding sequence ATGGATGTGCTGCCCGAGGACCTGGAGGCATTGCTGGCCGAGTACGGGCGGACGCTGCGGCTGGGAAGCAATCGCTCACCCCATACCGTGCGGGCCTACGTCGCGGACGCGCGGTCGCTGCTGTCGCATCTGGTCCAGCGGTCGGCGGATTCCTCGGTGCGGGAAATGGATCTGGCCTTGTTGCGCTCCTGGCTCGCAGCGCAATCCGCCGCGGGTGCTGCCAGGACGACGATGGCGCGCAGGTCGTCGTCGGCGCGTACCTTCACCGCCTGGCTCACCAGGACCGGGCGGTTGAGCGTCGACCCGGGATTGCGGCTGGGCTCGCCGAAGGCGCATCGGGTATTGCCCGCCGTCCTGGGTAAACAGCAGGCTGCGGCGGTGATGGATGCCGCGGAATCCGGTGCGGTGCAGCGTGATCCGATAGCGTTGCGGGACCGGCTCATTGTCGAGCTGCTGTATTCGACCGGAATCCGGGTCAGTGAGCTGTGCGGACTCGACATCGATGATGTGGACCGGGAACGCCGGCTGGTGCGAGTCCTGGGTAAAGGCAACAAAGAACGGTCGGCCCCGTTCGGCACCCCGGCCGACGAAGCGATCGGCAATTGGCTGCGCTTCGGCCGCCCCGACTTTGCCACCGCTGAATCCGGTCGCGCGTTGCTGCTGGGCCGTCGCGGCCGCCGCCTCGATCCCCGCCAGGCCAGAACCGCGGTGCACGAGGTGATTTCGGCCATTCCCGGCGCACCGGACGTGGGTCCGCACGGCCTGCGCCACACCGCCGCCACCCACCTGCTCGAAGGCGGCGCCGACCTGCGGGTGGTCCAAGAGTTGCTGGGTCATGCCAGCATGGCCACCACTCAGCTCTACACCCACGTCTCGGTGGAGCGGCTGAAGAAGGTGCACGACCAAGCCCACCCGCGCGCATGA
- the dprA gene encoding DNA-processing protein DprA, which translates to MAWVYLSRVVLGPCAPLTALIDSVGVLEAARAVRECRLPQVLRAATATRRAVDLAAEDVERVRRLGGRVVTPEDPEWPAWRLLGLRQLEPGRDADGAVPLVLWVRGPMSLLGASERALAVVGARCSTGYGDRATGEIAGALAAKGWTIVSGAAFGIDAMAHRAALAVGGPTIAVLACGVDRPYPAQHDRLIAQIAETGLVVSEYPPGTAARKHHFLARNRLVASLSDGVLVVEAGLRSGARNTVKWARRLGRPALAVPGPITSASSVGCHRMIREGEALLVTGAEEVIDEAGPLRLSLPTERAADPGDELAGDQQLVYAALPAVGSRVPHELATRTALPVATVRAVLAELELSGLVGLGAEGWFRVRFDPAP; encoded by the coding sequence CTGGCGTGGGTGTATCTGTCTCGGGTGGTGCTGGGGCCTTGTGCGCCGTTGACGGCGTTGATCGACTCGGTGGGGGTGCTGGAAGCTGCGCGGGCGGTGCGGGAATGCCGGTTGCCGCAGGTGTTGCGGGCGGCGACGGCTACTCGGCGTGCGGTCGACCTGGCAGCCGAGGACGTCGAGCGCGTCCGGAGATTGGGCGGGCGGGTGGTGACGCCGGAAGATCCGGAGTGGCCGGCGTGGCGCTTGCTGGGGTTGCGCCAACTCGAACCCGGGCGCGATGCCGACGGGGCAGTGCCGTTGGTGCTGTGGGTGCGCGGGCCGATGTCGCTGCTCGGCGCGAGCGAACGAGCGCTGGCCGTAGTGGGCGCGCGATGCAGTACCGGGTACGGCGATCGCGCGACGGGAGAGATCGCCGGCGCGCTCGCGGCCAAGGGCTGGACCATCGTCTCCGGCGCCGCCTTCGGCATCGACGCCATGGCCCATCGTGCCGCCCTCGCGGTCGGCGGCCCGACGATCGCGGTCCTGGCCTGCGGTGTGGACCGGCCGTATCCGGCCCAGCACGATCGGCTGATCGCGCAGATCGCCGAAACCGGACTGGTGGTCAGCGAATATCCGCCCGGCACCGCGGCACGCAAACATCATTTCCTGGCGCGCAATCGGCTGGTCGCCTCGCTGTCCGACGGCGTGCTGGTGGTCGAGGCCGGGCTGCGCAGCGGGGCGCGCAACACCGTGAAATGGGCTCGCCGCCTGGGGCGTCCAGCACTCGCCGTGCCCGGGCCGATCACGTCGGCGTCCTCGGTCGGATGTCACCGGATGATTCGTGAGGGTGAGGCACTACTGGTCACCGGGGCCGAGGAGGTGATCGATGAGGCCGGACCACTGCGGCTGTCGCTGCCCACTGAAAGAGCCGCTGATCCGGGTGACGAACTCGCCGGCGACCAGCAATTGGTATACGCGGCGCTACCAGCTGTCGGCTCACGCGTCCCACACGAGTTGGCCACGCGAACCGCGCTGCCGGTGGCTACAGTGCGGGCGGTACTGGCCGAGCTGGAGCTCTCCGGACTGGTCGGGCTCGGCGCAGAGGGCTGGTTCCGGGTGCGCTTCGATCCCGCGCCATGA